The following coding sequences are from one Seonamhaeicola sp. ML3 window:
- a CDS encoding DUF6146 family protein, producing MKNLIYLLVVGVIVFNCNSQKQIATTKNSDIETNNKVSDTVKIANEKLEYEIIIIDPGFSIWLNSTARQEGFYSQKFMENRNNIYVIEWNQRVLQPNRFNPNLYELQINYDQNIDYGYEVNYKLYNYFIYFQLKYKQRLGPFNVRI from the coding sequence ATGAAAAATTTAATCTACTTACTTGTTGTTGGTGTTATTGTCTTTAATTGTAATTCCCAAAAGCAAATAGCTACTACCAAAAACAGCGATATCGAAACAAATAATAAAGTTAGTGATACTGTTAAGATAGCGAATGAAAAACTTGAATATGAAATCATTATCATAGACCCTGGTTTCTCCATTTGGCTAAATTCTACTGCTAGACAGGAAGGTTTTTATTCACAAAAATTCATGGAAAACAGAAATAACATTTATGTTATAGAATGGAACCAAAGAGTATTGCAACCTAACCGGTTTAACCCAAACTTATATGAACTTCAAATAAATTACGACCAGAATATTGACTATGGTTATGAAGTAAATTATAAACTCTACAATTATTTTATTTACTTTCAGTTAAAATATAAGCAAAGATTAGGTCCTTTTAACGTAAGAATTTAG
- a CDS encoding DUF6787 family protein, translated as MNKLKERWGINSNWQIIVIFIVFAITGSTASYIGKPILNYLNITSEGLGTFGYWFLRILLLFIVYQFLLVGFGWLFGQHKFFWAFEKKMLHRLRLIKNKYE; from the coding sequence GTGAACAAGTTAAAAGAACGGTGGGGTATTAATTCTAATTGGCAAATTATTGTGATTTTCATAGTCTTTGCCATTACAGGTTCTACTGCTTCATACATTGGAAAACCCATACTTAATTATTTAAATATTACTTCGGAAGGATTAGGTACTTTTGGGTATTGGTTTTTACGCATTCTCTTGCTGTTCATAGTTTATCAGTTTTTGTTAGTAGGTTTTGGTTGGTTGTTTGGCCAGCATAAATTTTTCTGGGCATTTGAAAAGAAAATGTTGCACAGGCTAAGACTTATTAAGAATAAATATGAATAA
- a CDS encoding TonB-dependent receptor domain-containing protein — MKNIFLILFLLITSFIYSQDCKSILIGNVTDFHDNAPLENATIKLIGTDKITISDKQGKFTFRDLCNDIYKIEVSHLGCETTVFTLEINGDTFKAVSLEHHIEELDAVAVKSKGSKKVTSTAQETVIKSSTLNKYSNLSLGDALKEIPGVTSLNTGSSIVKPIINGLHSSRVLILNNSVRLQDQEWGVEHAPNIDINSANQISVIKGSGALAYGGDAIGGVVLVNPGRILRKDTLYGRTISGAQTNGKGYNFSSVLNKNYKSGWFAQIQGSYKRNGDFKTPDYILTNTGLQSKGFSARFGKNKLESGFEAYYSYLDNEIGILRSAHIGNIKSLASSINAPVPLFIEDFSYNINSPKQEVTHHLLKASYYKRIRNFGKIDFQYDYQNNHRLEFDIRRGDRSTKPAIDLELKTHTISISAKKDNNLDRKYNFGFLARYQNNFANPDTGVRRLIPDYDKYDFGFYATTIWKINDNLITDAGFRYDFSKIDALKFYRTSAWESRGYNLLFPDLVIETLRNQVLTNPSLDFHNISGAIGLKYNFDDNQFILGNYTLSGRPPNVSELFSDGLHHSAARIEIGDLRIDSERSHRVSGTYGYTNSKFTFQIETFFNRINNFIYIVPSPVGIIPLIRGPFPVWDYIQTDARFFGADMTMSYQFNSYWSTNHKSSFIKGYDLKSDLPLIDVPPFNTSNSLTYSNSNWKNFTASIQSEWVFEQNEFPNEFNFTVPIANEDDINVDLGPPPAYHLMHFQSEITFPVSKKTSLNIRLRIDNIFNESYRNYLNRLRFFTDELGRNFNLQIQFNY, encoded by the coding sequence ATGAAAAATATCTTTCTAATCTTATTTCTACTAATAACTAGTTTTATTTACAGCCAAGATTGCAAAAGCATTCTCATTGGAAACGTTACTGATTTTCATGACAATGCGCCTTTAGAAAATGCCACGATAAAACTTATTGGTACAGATAAGATTACCATATCAGATAAGCAAGGGAAATTTACATTTAGAGACCTTTGTAACGATATTTACAAAATAGAAGTGTCGCATTTAGGTTGTGAAACTACAGTTTTCACATTAGAGATTAATGGAGACACTTTTAAAGCAGTAAGTCTGGAACATCATATTGAAGAACTCGATGCTGTTGCTGTAAAATCTAAAGGGTCTAAAAAGGTTACATCCACTGCTCAAGAAACCGTTATTAAATCGAGTACCCTGAATAAATACTCGAATTTGAGTTTAGGAGATGCACTTAAAGAAATACCAGGGGTAACTTCTTTAAATACTGGCAGCTCCATTGTTAAACCAATAATAAATGGTTTACATAGTAGTAGAGTGCTTATTCTAAATAATAGTGTTAGACTACAAGATCAAGAATGGGGTGTTGAACATGCCCCTAATATCGATATAAACAGTGCCAATCAAATTTCCGTTATCAAAGGTTCAGGAGCACTTGCATATGGTGGTGACGCTATTGGAGGTGTAGTTTTAGTTAATCCCGGGAGAATTCTTAGAAAGGATACGTTATACGGACGAACTATTTCAGGGGCTCAAACCAATGGGAAAGGTTACAATTTCTCTTCTGTTTTGAATAAAAATTATAAATCTGGATGGTTTGCACAAATACAAGGTTCCTACAAAAGGAACGGTGATTTTAAAACACCCGACTATATACTCACTAACACAGGCCTCCAATCTAAGGGATTCTCAGCAAGGTTTGGGAAAAATAAGTTAGAGTCAGGTTTTGAAGCATATTATAGCTATTTAGACAACGAAATTGGAATTCTAAGATCGGCCCATATTGGGAATATCAAGAGTTTAGCTAGCTCAATAAATGCTCCTGTACCGCTATTTATAGAAGATTTCAGTTACAATATTAACTCACCAAAACAAGAAGTGACACATCATTTGCTTAAAGCGTCCTATTACAAACGTATTAGAAATTTTGGTAAAATAGATTTTCAATATGATTACCAAAACAATCATAGGTTAGAATTTGATATTCGACGAGGGGACAGAAGTACGAAACCCGCTATAGATCTTGAGTTAAAAACACATACTATATCTATTAGTGCTAAAAAGGATAATAATTTAGACCGTAAATACAACTTTGGTTTTTTAGCTAGGTATCAAAACAATTTTGCAAACCCTGATACTGGAGTAAGACGCCTAATTCCAGATTACGACAAATACGATTTTGGGTTCTACGCTACAACGATTTGGAAAATAAATGATAATCTAATTACAGATGCTGGATTTAGATATGATTTCAGTAAAATAGATGCTTTAAAATTTTATAGAACATCTGCTTGGGAAAGTAGAGGTTACAACTTACTTTTTCCTGACCTTGTAATTGAAACTCTAAGAAATCAAGTATTAACAAATCCTTCTTTAGATTTCCATAATATATCTGGAGCTATTGGGCTAAAATATAATTTTGATGATAATCAGTTCATTTTAGGAAACTATACACTCTCTGGAAGACCCCCAAATGTATCTGAATTGTTTAGTGATGGTCTTCATCATTCAGCTGCCAGAATCGAAATAGGAGACCTTCGAATTGATAGCGAACGTTCTCATAGGGTTTCGGGGACCTATGGCTACACTAACTCCAAATTCACTTTTCAAATTGAGACATTCTTTAATAGAATAAACAATTTCATTTATATCGTGCCTAGCCCCGTAGGAATAATTCCTTTAATAAGAGGCCCGTTCCCTGTTTGGGATTATATACAGACGGATGCAAGATTTTTTGGAGCTGATATGACCATGAGTTATCAATTCAATTCTTATTGGAGTACCAATCATAAATCATCATTTATAAAAGGGTATGATTTAAAATCAGATTTGCCATTAATAGACGTTCCCCCATTTAATACATCGAATAGTCTTACCTATTCGAATTCAAATTGGAAAAATTTTACAGCAAGTATCCAATCAGAATGGGTATTTGAACAAAACGAATTTCCAAATGAATTTAATTTCACTGTTCCAATCGCTAATGAAGACGATATCAATGTTGACCTTGGACCTCCACCTGCATATCATTTAATGCATTTTCAAAGTGAAATAACATTTCCTGTATCAAAAAAAACAAGTTTGAATATACGATTAAGAATAGATAACATCTTTAATGAAAGCTATAGAAATTATCTAAATCGATTACGGTTTTTTACTGACGAACTAGGCAGAAACTTCAACCTACAAATACAATTCAATTATTAA
- a CDS encoding ABC transporter ATP-binding protein: protein MIQAKNIHKYYNDLHVLKGVDVSIKKGEIVAIVGASGAGKTTLLQILGTLDNASQKQDYELSINNTNLKSLSDKALAKFRNEHIGFIFQFHQLLPEFSAVENVCLPAFIKGTKREVAEKRAKELLDFLGLSNRYNHKPSELSGGEQQRVAVARALINEPDLIFADEPSGNLDSESAENLHQLFFKLRDEFGQTFVIVTHNEELANMADRKLVMKDGNVII, encoded by the coding sequence ATGATTCAAGCTAAAAACATCCATAAATACTACAACGACCTCCATGTACTAAAAGGTGTTGATGTCTCCATTAAAAAAGGAGAAATAGTCGCTATTGTTGGTGCCTCTGGGGCAGGTAAAACAACACTGTTACAAATTTTAGGCACTTTAGATAATGCTTCACAAAAGCAAGATTACGAATTGAGTATTAACAATACGAACTTAAAATCATTATCAGATAAAGCTCTTGCAAAATTTAGGAACGAACATATCGGTTTTATTTTTCAGTTTCATCAATTATTACCTGAATTTTCAGCAGTAGAAAACGTGTGCTTACCAGCATTTATTAAAGGAACTAAAAGAGAAGTCGCTGAGAAAAGAGCCAAAGAACTTCTAGACTTTTTAGGATTATCCAACAGATATAATCATAAACCAAGTGAACTCTCTGGTGGAGAACAACAACGCGTTGCTGTTGCTAGAGCACTAATTAATGAACCTGATTTAATTTTTGCTGATGAACCCTCTGGAAATTTAGATAGTGAATCTGCTGAAAACCTTCATCAACTTTTCTTTAAACTCCGTGATGAATTTGGACAAACTTTTGTAATTGTTACCCATAATGAAGAGCTGGCCAATATGGCTGATCGTAAGCTAGTGATGAAGGACGGAAACGTAATAATCTAA
- a CDS encoding MFS transporter, whose amino-acid sequence MIRVKIKWILPIIVFSQFCCTSLWFAGNGVMGSIITSFDLNQNALGYLTSAVQLGFILGTFIFALYSITDRFSPSKVFFFSALLSAGFNIFMVLSFNSFASLLVFRFFTGFFLAGIYPVGMKIAADYFEKGLGKSLGFLVGALVLGTALPHLLKSIGEFPSWRFVIYVTSSLAILGGLLILGLVKDGPYRKPALKFNFSMVYKVFKKSSFRSAAFGYFGHMWELYAFWAFLPLVLKAYLSFHQIETIDVSLLSFFIIGIGAFGCILSGYLSQRFTVKKVAKTALLISCSCCLLSPLFFYLGTHALGIIFVLVWGMTVIADSPLFSTLVAQNVQAEVKGTALTIVNSVGFAITIVSIQILNGLESIIDIKYLFIVLALGPILGLIELNRSSN is encoded by the coding sequence ATGATTCGCGTAAAAATAAAGTGGATACTCCCTATTATTGTGTTTTCTCAATTTTGTTGTACTTCGTTGTGGTTTGCCGGTAATGGTGTAATGGGTTCAATAATTACAAGTTTTGATTTAAACCAAAATGCATTGGGATATTTAACCTCGGCGGTTCAACTAGGTTTTATTCTAGGTACCTTTATTTTTGCCTTATATAGTATTACAGATAGGTTTTCACCATCAAAGGTGTTCTTTTTTAGTGCATTATTGAGTGCAGGGTTTAATATTTTTATGGTCCTAAGTTTTAACTCCTTTGCTTCATTATTGGTTTTTCGTTTTTTTACAGGTTTCTTTTTGGCAGGAATTTATCCAGTTGGTATGAAAATAGCAGCCGATTATTTTGAAAAAGGCTTAGGGAAGTCATTAGGATTTCTAGTTGGTGCTTTGGTTTTGGGAACTGCTTTGCCCCACTTATTAAAAAGTATTGGGGAGTTTCCCTCTTGGCGTTTTGTAATTTATGTTACGTCTAGCCTGGCAATTTTAGGAGGGCTCTTAATTCTAGGTCTGGTAAAGGACGGCCCTTATAGAAAACCTGCTTTAAAGTTCAATTTCTCCATGGTTTATAAAGTTTTTAAAAAGTCTAGCTTTAGGTCTGCCGCATTTGGTTATTTTGGTCATATGTGGGAGCTGTATGCATTTTGGGCTTTTTTACCTTTGGTTTTAAAGGCTTATCTAAGTTTTCATCAAATTGAGACTATAGACGTATCTCTTCTAAGTTTTTTTATAATTGGCATAGGTGCATTTGGTTGCATATTGTCTGGATATTTGTCTCAAAGGTTTACGGTTAAAAAAGTAGCTAAAACAGCACTCTTAATATCTTGTTCTTGCTGTTTGCTTTCTCCTTTGTTTTTTTACTTGGGGACTCATGCTTTAGGGATTATTTTTGTCTTAGTTTGGGGTATGACCGTTATCGCAGATTCCCCATTATTTTCCACATTAGTAGCACAAAATGTACAAGCAGAAGTAAAGGGAACGGCATTAACTATAGTGAACTCAGTGGGATTTGCGATTACTATAGTAAGTATTCAGATTTTGAATGGTTTGGAATCTATAATCGACATTAAATATTTGTTTATAGTATTAGCATTAGGACCAATATTAGGATTGATTGAATTAAACCGATCTTCCAACTAG
- a CDS encoding TIGR02757 family protein: MSKLELKAFLDAKVEQYNNPGFIESDPIQIPHLFSKKEDIEISGFLTATIAWGNRKSIIKNAKRLMHMLDDAPFDFVLNHQERDLEKLESFVHRTFNGDDCIQFIKSLKHIYNHHSGLEALFFKNAEKESLQKSISKFKEVFFEINHLARTKKHVSDPLKNSAAKRINMFLRWMVRQDNTNVDFGIWNSLSPSQLSCPLDVHSGNVARKLGLLKRKQNDAKALNELDKNLRKLDPVDPVKYDFALFGLGVFEGF; encoded by the coding sequence ATCTCAAAATTAGAGCTAAAAGCCTTTTTAGATGCTAAAGTAGAACAGTATAACAACCCTGGATTTATTGAGAGTGACCCCATACAGATACCGCATCTATTTTCTAAAAAAGAAGACATTGAGATTTCTGGTTTTCTTACCGCGACTATTGCTTGGGGTAACCGAAAAAGTATCATCAAAAATGCTAAGCGTTTAATGCATATGTTAGACGATGCACCTTTCGATTTCGTTTTAAATCATCAAGAAAGGGATTTAGAAAAACTGGAATCTTTTGTACATAGAACCTTTAACGGTGATGATTGTATTCAATTTATTAAATCATTAAAGCACATATACAACCATCATTCTGGTTTAGAAGCTTTATTTTTTAAAAATGCCGAAAAAGAGTCTTTACAAAAATCAATATCTAAATTCAAGGAAGTATTCTTCGAAATTAATCATTTGGCCAGAACCAAAAAACACGTAAGTGATCCACTAAAAAATTCTGCGGCTAAACGAATAAATATGTTTTTAAGATGGATGGTTAGACAAGATAATACGAATGTTGACTTTGGAATATGGAATAGCCTATCACCGAGTCAATTATCTTGTCCTTTAGATGTGCATTCCGGTAATGTTGCTAGAAAACTAGGTTTACTAAAAAGGAAGCAAAATGATGCTAAAGCATTAAATGAGCTGGATAAGAATTTACGGAAATTAGACCCCGTAGACCCTGTAAAATACGATTTCGCATTATTTGGACTTGGTGTTTTTGAGGGATTCTGA
- a CDS encoding peptidase M61, with the protein MKSMINKIFAVLILSIVVVGCGASKKSSADLAINLPITATINLSQIENDKAPVTINPGRFNQDSVTYRLPKVIQGTYSISNFGKYIEDFKAINYKGEQMEVIKLDENSWSIANAGDLDKITYLVNDTYDMETEGGIGKEQPFSPAGTNIEPVNYVLNLHGFIGYFDSLKNNQYKLDVTAPVDFIRTSALQTVNTSTSEDGKSVTTSYFATRYFDITDNPMMYGNLDVEEFQVGDIKIVLSVYSPNKVHSAKSLKETIYTMMEAQKNYLGDINTTPRYDIYLYLSEGKEDSPKGFGALEHHTSTVVVLPESSSEEALAESMIDVVSHEFFHIVTPLSVHSEDVHYFDYNNPTFSKHLWMYEGVTEYFATLFQVDQGLVDETEFYNDIMTKIQRSKNYNDAMSFTIMSENVLKEPYKDEYINVYLKGALIGMCIDIILREESDGNRGILSLMKELSNRYGKNKPFEDDTLIDEIVEMTYPSVGEFLQTHVVGDLPINYNLFFEKVGLEIGEGKINANFILLNGAPIVSGDGQKGTIFFTESALEISFWKEQGVQANDVIKSIDGTTVTLQNANQVLQEVFLWKPGKDIEVVLEREGEEIVIKTTTTQPYTNGEAILEIQDATEMQKKIRNAWLKG; encoded by the coding sequence ATGAAATCAATGATCAACAAAATTTTTGCTGTATTAATTCTTAGTATTGTTGTTGTTGGATGTGGTGCTTCAAAGAAATCATCCGCCGATTTAGCAATTAACTTACCAATAACAGCTACAATTAATTTATCGCAAATTGAAAATGATAAGGCTCCAGTAACAATTAATCCAGGAAGATTTAATCAAGACTCTGTTACATACAGATTGCCCAAGGTTATTCAAGGGACATACTCCATAAGCAACTTTGGAAAATATATTGAGGATTTCAAGGCCATAAATTATAAAGGAGAGCAAATGGAAGTTATAAAGCTGGATGAGAATTCTTGGTCTATTGCTAATGCAGGTGATTTGGATAAAATTACCTATTTGGTTAATGATACTTACGATATGGAAACTGAAGGTGGTATAGGTAAGGAACAACCATTTTCACCGGCCGGAACCAATATAGAACCAGTAAACTACGTTTTAAATCTACACGGTTTTATTGGCTATTTTGACTCATTAAAGAACAATCAATATAAATTGGATGTAACTGCTCCTGTTGATTTTATTAGGACTTCTGCGTTACAAACGGTCAATACGTCAACAAGTGAAGATGGTAAAAGTGTAACTACTAGTTATTTTGCTACTCGATATTTTGATATTACCGATAACCCCATGATGTATGGAAATTTAGATGTAGAAGAATTTCAAGTTGGCGATATAAAAATTGTTTTGAGCGTATACTCTCCTAACAAGGTTCATTCGGCTAAATCTTTAAAAGAGACCATCTATACAATGATGGAAGCACAAAAGAATTACCTAGGAGATATAAATACTACACCTCGTTACGATATTTATTTGTATTTATCTGAAGGCAAAGAAGATTCGCCCAAAGGATTTGGAGCTTTAGAGCATCATACTTCTACTGTAGTGGTTTTGCCAGAGTCCAGCAGTGAGGAGGCACTTGCCGAGAGTATGATTGATGTGGTTTCTCATGAGTTCTTTCATATCGTTACGCCATTAAGTGTACACTCTGAAGATGTACATTATTTTGATTACAACAATCCTACATTTTCAAAACATTTGTGGATGTATGAGGGCGTCACAGAATATTTTGCTACACTATTTCAAGTTGATCAGGGTTTAGTTGATGAAACTGAATTCTACAACGATATTATGACCAAAATACAACGTTCTAAAAACTACAACGATGCCATGAGTTTCACTATTATGAGTGAAAACGTATTAAAGGAACCTTACAAGGATGAGTATATAAATGTTTATCTAAAGGGTGCTTTAATTGGGATGTGTATCGATATTATATTACGAGAAGAGAGTGATGGTAACCGAGGTATACTGTCTTTAATGAAAGAGTTGTCGAACAGGTATGGAAAAAACAAACCATTTGAAGATGACACACTAATCGATGAAATAGTTGAAATGACGTATCCTTCAGTTGGCGAGTTTTTACAAACCCATGTTGTGGGCGACCTGCCGATTAATTATAATTTGTTTTTTGAAAAAGTAGGATTAGAAATTGGTGAAGGAAAAATAAACGCAAATTTCATATTGCTTAACGGCGCTCCGATAGTAAGTGGAGATGGGCAAAAAGGAACTATATTTTTTACTGAATCTGCATTAGAGATTAGTTTTTGGAAAGAACAAGGTGTTCAAGCTAATGATGTTATTAAGTCCATTGATGGAACAACAGTTACTTTACAAAATGCCAATCAAGTTTTACAGGAGGTATTTTTATGGAAACCAGGAAAAGATATTGAAGTTGTACTAGAACGTGAGGGGGAGGAAATCGTTATAAAAACAACGACAACTCAACCTTACACCAACGGGGAAGCTATTTTAGAAATACAAGACGCAACCGAAATGCAGAAGAAAATAAGAAATGCTTGGTTGAAAGGATAA
- a CDS encoding glycosyltransferase family 2 protein, protein MQERLISILTPFKNTEAYLGECIDSILNQTYSNWELLIIDDHSTDNSYQVVEKYAKADNRIKLFKNEGEGIISALQLAFKNSSGKFITRMDSDDIMLPDKLDILASNLIAYGKKYVSVGLVEYFSEHGVGEGYKSYETWLNDLTKEGSNYDEIYKECVIPSPCWMIHREDLIACDAFNPIIYPEDYDLTFRFYKHDFKCIPCDSIIHKWRDYSTRTSRTHVHYAQNHFTSLKVFHYLDIDYDKTKTPVVWGAGTKGKLMAKIFIERDIPFKWICDNPYKIGKDIYGKKLLSFEALASIENSQSLITVANKAAQKQIKTYLTSLNLKPVTDYIFFC, encoded by the coding sequence ATGCAGGAACGGTTAATAAGCATATTAACACCTTTTAAAAACACCGAAGCTTATCTTGGTGAATGTATAGATTCCATCTTGAACCAAACGTATTCTAATTGGGAATTACTAATTATTGATGACCATTCTACAGACAATAGTTATCAAGTCGTTGAAAAATACGCCAAAGCTGACAACAGAATTAAATTATTTAAAAATGAGGGAGAAGGCATCATTTCGGCACTTCAGCTAGCCTTTAAAAATAGTTCTGGAAAATTTATCACCAGAATGGATAGTGACGATATTATGCTACCTGATAAATTAGATATTTTAGCCAGTAATCTAATCGCTTACGGAAAAAAATATGTATCTGTTGGCTTGGTAGAATATTTTAGTGAACATGGCGTTGGTGAAGGATATAAAAGTTATGAAACTTGGTTAAATGACTTGACCAAAGAAGGAAGCAATTATGATGAAATCTATAAAGAATGTGTAATCCCCTCCCCTTGTTGGATGATTCACAGAGAAGATTTAATCGCTTGTGATGCTTTTAATCCAATTATCTATCCCGAAGATTACGATCTTACCTTTAGGTTTTACAAACATGATTTCAAGTGTATACCATGCGATTCCATAATCCATAAATGGCGGGATTATAGCACCAGAACTTCCAGAACACATGTGCATTATGCCCAAAATCATTTTACCAGCTTAAAAGTATTTCATTACTTAGATATTGATTATGATAAGACTAAAACACCCGTTGTTTGGGGCGCTGGAACCAAGGGGAAACTCATGGCTAAAATTTTTATAGAACGTGATATACCATTTAAGTGGATTTGCGACAACCCCTATAAAATAGGAAAAGACATCTACGGTAAAAAACTATTAAGTTTTGAAGCACTGGCTAGTATTGAAAACTCCCAAAGTTTAATTACAGTCGCTAATAAGGCGGCTCAAAAACAGATTAAAACATATTTAACAAGTCTTAACTTAAAACCAGTTACCGATTATATTTTCTTTTGTTGA
- a CDS encoding BatA and WFA domain-containing protein, with translation MQFKHPELLYALCLLLIPIIVHLFQLRRFKKELFTNVALLKEIKQNSRKSSELKKWLILFTRLLLLTAIILAFAQPFTTKNNSLESQKETVIYVDNSFSMQAKGSQGELLKRALQHLVGNIPEDETVSIITNNSTFKNTTTKVIKNDLLQLQYSSNQLSLDAVLLKSNALLSQKKNTLKNLIFISDFQQKNSSFNPNLDSLTTLHLVKLEPINSNNVSIDSAFISEITPTNLQLKVLLKNSGRPIDNIPVSLYNGEDLIAKTSVEIDKIVETTFTLPTNEIVNGRITIDDVNLRFDNTLFFNINNRSKINVLSVNEQNDDFLKRIFNEDEFNFTSTSYNALNFNSIEEQHLIVLNEVDNISNALISALKHFTSQGGSVIIIPSNDINVQSYNQLLSNFNANFGALVNSEKRITSINYSHPLYKKGVFEKQVSNFQYPKVNSFYEITSNSFASVLNFEDGKPFLYQGQNSFVFTSALNNENSNFKNSPLIVPTIYNIAKQSFKTPELYYTIGNENEFEVETQLQQDDILSLVNNGISVIPRQKYFNNKVIINTSETPDIANIYNIKNKNETIKNVSYNYDRSESNLVYENLSNYKNVTLSDSIPEVFDTIKSDAKVNALWKWFAIFALILLIIEMLILKYFK, from the coding sequence ATGCAATTTAAACACCCCGAACTTCTTTACGCGTTATGCTTATTGCTCATTCCTATTATAGTTCATCTTTTTCAGCTTAGACGTTTTAAAAAAGAGCTGTTTACTAACGTAGCCCTTTTAAAAGAAATTAAACAAAATTCCCGTAAAAGTTCTGAATTAAAAAAGTGGCTCATCCTATTTACCCGATTATTGCTTCTAACCGCCATAATCCTTGCTTTTGCCCAACCGTTTACCACTAAAAACAACTCTTTAGAATCCCAAAAAGAAACGGTGATATATGTAGACAACTCCTTTAGCATGCAAGCAAAAGGAAGTCAGGGAGAGCTTTTAAAACGTGCTTTACAACATTTAGTTGGTAACATTCCTGAAGATGAAACAGTTTCTATTATCACGAATAACAGTACGTTTAAAAACACCACAACTAAGGTTATAAAAAACGATCTATTGCAGTTGCAATATTCATCAAATCAATTGTCTTTAGATGCTGTCCTGCTAAAAAGTAATGCGCTTCTAAGCCAGAAGAAAAACACACTGAAGAATCTTATTTTTATTTCAGATTTTCAGCAGAAAAACTCTAGTTTTAATCCTAACCTAGACTCATTAACAACACTACATTTAGTGAAATTAGAACCTATCAACTCTAATAATGTTTCCATTGATAGTGCTTTTATTTCTGAGATTACCCCTACAAATCTTCAGTTGAAAGTACTCTTAAAAAATAGTGGTAGACCAATAGATAATATTCCTGTTTCATTATATAATGGCGAGGATTTAATTGCCAAGACCTCAGTTGAAATTGATAAAATTGTTGAAACCACATTTACGCTTCCAACAAACGAAATCGTAAATGGCAGAATAACCATAGATGATGTCAACCTAAGATTTGACAACACTCTTTTTTTTAATATCAATAACCGTTCAAAAATCAATGTTTTATCTGTAAATGAGCAAAACGATGATTTTTTAAAGCGTATTTTTAATGAGGATGAATTTAACTTCACCTCTACCTCTTATAATGCGTTAAACTTTAACAGCATTGAAGAACAACATCTCATTGTTTTAAACGAAGTAGATAATATATCTAACGCACTCATTTCTGCCTTAAAACATTTTACTTCTCAAGGTGGCTCGGTGATTATAATTCCTTCAAATGATATCAATGTGCAGTCTTATAATCAACTATTATCTAATTTCAATGCAAACTTTGGAGCTTTAGTCAATTCCGAAAAACGCATAACAAGCATAAACTATTCACATCCGCTTTACAAAAAAGGGGTTTTTGAAAAACAAGTTTCCAACTTTCAATATCCGAAAGTGAATAGTTTTTATGAAATTACATCAAATAGTTTTGCATCGGTTTTAAATTTTGAAGATGGTAAGCCCTTCTTGTATCAAGGGCAAAACAGCTTTGTATTTACATCGGCTTTAAACAATGAGAATTCCAACTTTAAAAACTCACCTCTAATTGTACCAACGATATACAATATAGCAAAACAGAGTTTTAAAACACCCGAACTGTATTATACCATTGGAAATGAAAATGAGTTCGAGGTAGAAACACAATTGCAGCAGGATGACATTTTATCCCTTGTTAATAATGGTATTAGCGTTATACCTAGACAAAAGTATTTTAATAACAAGGTAATAATCAACACTTCTGAAACACCAGATATAGCAAACATTTATAATATCAAAAACAAGAACGAAACTATTAAAAATGTAAGCTACAACTACGATAGAAGTGAGAGTAATCTTGTTTATGAAAATCTATCGAATTACAAAAATGTAACATTGAGTGATTCCATACCCGAAGTATTTGATACGATAAAAAGTGATGCAAAAGTTAATGCCTTGTGGAAATGGTTTGCTATTTTTGCACTGATATTACTTATCATTGAAATGCTCATCTTAAAATATTTTAAATGA